A region from the Thauera humireducens genome encodes:
- a CDS encoding acyl-CoA dehydrogenase family protein, producing the protein MFVDLTPEQHALRLKVRDYFQTLMTPELRSELRGKEGGELYRNTIRKMGADGWLAVGWPKEHGGQGYAATEQLIFFEEANIAGAPLPFVTISTVGPALMEAGTELQKKKFLPGIAAGEIMFAIGYSEPEAGSDLATLKTSARLEGDHFVVNGNKLWTSGAEAADFVWLAARTDPNLPRHKGVSILILDTRAEGFSHTVIPTCSNPTAATYYDNVKVPKEMLVGELNGGWKLITAQLNHERLGLGSWSDKVVALYRRVLLWAKAQDENGRRAVDAAWVRSLLAECYAKIEAMRLINFRIAADLERGHMDVALASATKVYGSESAVDILRKLSEIVGASGLVCEGSAAAALLGELEYEVRASVTLTFGGGTNEIQRELVAQFGLGMPRSR; encoded by the coding sequence ATGTTCGTCGATCTGACCCCGGAACAACACGCGCTGCGCCTGAAGGTGCGCGACTACTTCCAGACCCTGATGACCCCCGAGCTGCGCAGCGAGCTGCGCGGCAAGGAAGGCGGCGAGCTGTACCGCAACACCATCCGCAAGATGGGCGCGGACGGTTGGCTGGCGGTGGGCTGGCCCAAGGAACACGGCGGCCAGGGCTATGCCGCCACCGAGCAGCTGATCTTCTTCGAGGAAGCCAACATCGCCGGTGCGCCGCTGCCCTTCGTCACCATCAGCACGGTCGGCCCGGCGCTGATGGAGGCGGGCACCGAGCTGCAGAAGAAGAAGTTCCTGCCCGGCATCGCCGCCGGCGAGATCATGTTCGCCATCGGCTATTCCGAGCCGGAGGCGGGCTCCGACCTCGCCACGCTCAAGACCAGTGCGCGGCTTGAAGGCGACCACTTCGTGGTTAACGGCAACAAGCTGTGGACCTCGGGCGCCGAGGCCGCCGACTTCGTCTGGCTCGCCGCGCGCACCGATCCCAACCTGCCGCGCCACAAGGGCGTGTCCATCCTGATCCTGGACACCCGGGCGGAAGGCTTCTCGCACACCGTCATCCCCACCTGCAGCAACCCCACTGCCGCCACCTACTACGACAACGTGAAGGTGCCGAAGGAGATGCTGGTGGGCGAGCTCAACGGTGGCTGGAAGCTCATCACCGCCCAGCTCAACCACGAGCGCCTGGGCCTAGGCTCCTGGTCGGACAAGGTCGTCGCGCTGTATCGCCGCGTGCTGCTGTGGGCCAAGGCCCAGGACGAGAACGGCCGCCGCGCGGTCGATGCCGCCTGGGTGCGCAGCCTGCTGGCCGAGTGCTACGCGAAGATCGAGGCCATGCGGCTGATCAACTTCCGCATCGCCGCCGACCTCGAGCGCGGCCACATGGACGTGGCGCTGGCGTCGGCGACCAAGGTGTACGGTTCGGAGTCCGCGGTCGATATCCTGCGCAAGCTGTCCGAGATCGTCGGCGCCAGCGGCCTGGTGTGCGAAGGGTCGGCGGCCGCGGCCCTGCTCGGCGAGCTGGAATACGAGGTGCGCGCCTCGGTCACGCTGACCTTCGGCGGCGGTACCAACGAGATCCAGCGCGAACTGGTGGCACAGTTCGGCCTTGGCATGCCGCGTTCGCGCTGA
- a CDS encoding lipid-transfer protein has translation MTDMSLSGRAAIVGLGATEFSKNSGRTELRLAMESTLAALADAGIDPSEVEGFSSYTMDKVPDYEIARLLGCKNVKFFSQIPHGGGAACAPVVHAAMAVATGLAKVVVVFRAMNERSWYRFGTGTYGFGDTPIFENVNYGWYMPYGFHTPAAWVGMFAQRYMHEYGATSEDFGRVSVAVRDFAATNPAAFFYGKPITLAEHQASKWIAEPLRLLDCCQESDGAVAMVITSAERARDLKQKPVIIKAGSQGITEGQQSMTSYYRDDITGLPEMGVVAKELYAQSGLGPDAFQTAVIYDHFTPFVLPQLEEFGFCKRGEAKDFIRAGEHARGGKLPINTHGGQLGEAYIHGMNGVAEAVRQVRGTAANQVADVENVLVTAGTGVPTSGLILGVA, from the coding sequence ATGACGGATATGTCCCTTTCCGGCCGCGCTGCCATCGTTGGCCTGGGCGCGACCGAATTCTCCAAGAACTCCGGCCGCACCGAGCTGCGCCTGGCGATGGAATCCACCCTGGCCGCGCTGGCCGACGCCGGCATCGACCCGTCCGAGGTCGAAGGCTTCTCGTCCTACACCATGGACAAGGTGCCCGACTACGAGATCGCGCGCCTGCTCGGCTGCAAGAACGTCAAGTTCTTCTCCCAGATCCCGCACGGCGGCGGCGCCGCTTGCGCTCCGGTGGTGCACGCGGCGATGGCGGTGGCCACCGGGCTGGCCAAGGTGGTGGTGGTGTTCCGCGCCATGAACGAGCGTTCGTGGTATCGCTTCGGCACCGGCACCTATGGCTTTGGCGACACGCCGATTTTCGAGAACGTAAACTACGGCTGGTACATGCCCTACGGCTTTCACACTCCGGCGGCCTGGGTGGGCATGTTCGCCCAGCGTTACATGCACGAATACGGCGCCACCAGCGAGGACTTCGGCCGCGTGTCGGTCGCCGTGCGCGACTTCGCCGCCACCAACCCGGCGGCCTTCTTCTACGGCAAGCCGATCACGCTGGCAGAGCACCAGGCCTCGAAGTGGATCGCCGAACCGCTGCGCCTGCTCGACTGCTGCCAGGAGTCCGACGGCGCGGTGGCGATGGTCATCACCTCGGCCGAGCGCGCCCGCGACCTCAAGCAGAAGCCGGTCATCATCAAGGCCGGCTCGCAGGGCATCACCGAAGGTCAGCAGAGCATGACCTCCTACTACCGCGACGACATCACCGGCCTGCCGGAGATGGGCGTGGTGGCGAAGGAGCTCTACGCCCAGTCCGGCCTCGGCCCCGACGCCTTCCAGACCGCGGTGATCTACGACCACTTCACCCCCTTCGTACTGCCGCAGCTGGAAGAGTTCGGCTTCTGCAAGCGCGGCGAGGCCAAGGACTTCATCCGTGCCGGCGAGCACGCCCGCGGCGGCAAGCTGCCGATCAACACCCACGGTGGCCAGCTGGGCGAGGCCTACATCCACGGCATGAACGGCGTCGCCGAGGCGGTGCGCCAGGTGCGCGGCACGGCCGCCAACCAGGTGGCCGATGTCGAAAACGTGCTGGTCACCGCCGGCACCGGCGTGCCGACCAGCGGCCTCATCCTCGGCGTCGCCTGA
- a CDS encoding MaoC family dehydratase, with protein MTSKNSKRFDDVRPGEALPELAIPITTTLIASAAIATRDYFPGHHDMEAAQQLGSPHVFMNILTTSGLSQRFVEGWAGPAARFKDLKIKLGAPNYPGDTMTFSGEVVRTDAASREVEVALKGKNSMGSHVTGTATLVLP; from the coding sequence ATGACCTCGAAGAACAGCAAGCGCTTTGACGACGTGCGCCCCGGCGAGGCGCTGCCGGAGCTGGCGATCCCGATCACGACGACGCTGATCGCCTCGGCGGCGATCGCCACCCGCGACTACTTCCCCGGCCACCACGACATGGAAGCCGCACAGCAGCTCGGCTCGCCGCACGTGTTCATGAACATCCTCACCACCAGCGGCCTCTCCCAGCGCTTCGTCGAAGGCTGGGCCGGTCCGGCGGCGCGCTTCAAGGATCTCAAGATCAAGCTCGGCGCGCCCAACTACCCGGGCGACACCATGACCTTCAGCGGCGAGGTCGTCCGCACCGACGCGGCCAGCCGCGAGGTGGAAGTCGCGCTCAAGGGCAAGAACTCGATGGGCAGCCACGTGACCGGCACGGCCACGCTGGTGCTGCCCTGA
- a CDS encoding acyl-CoA dehydrogenase family protein: MDFQLTDDQRAIADMAGSLFGDLCTDDRLRAFDTAGEPFMADLWKQCVETGLHALAIPEDAGGSGLGMTELMLVLEAQGRGLGHVPLWRHQLGAATLARFGGDSGAGIAAAAAEGKLLITLSLDAAASAHGVALKARRDGDGWVLDGKVAAVALGAEVCRALLLADTDDGPRLVSVDLRAAGIDKVAGVFTHREAVADLGFKAHRLPADAVLPEAALSWLEQRAIAALAALQLGVSTEQVRRTVAYINDRRQFDRAIATFQAVQMSMADAHIAIEALRSALWQLVYRLDAGLPSPSEALAVKYLANECGHLVGHKAQHVHGGIGVDLTYPIHRYLYWSRAIGITLGGSAATLERLGDWLANNDKLGWKYDLEEQQAL, translated from the coding sequence ATGGATTTCCAACTGACTGACGATCAGCGCGCCATCGCCGACATGGCGGGCAGCCTGTTCGGCGACCTGTGCACCGACGACCGCCTGCGCGCCTTCGACACCGCGGGCGAGCCCTTCATGGCCGACCTGTGGAAGCAGTGCGTCGAGACCGGCCTGCATGCGCTGGCGATTCCGGAAGACGCGGGCGGTAGCGGCCTGGGCATGACCGAGCTGATGCTGGTGCTCGAAGCCCAGGGGCGCGGCCTCGGCCATGTGCCGCTGTGGCGCCACCAGCTTGGCGCTGCCACGCTGGCGCGCTTCGGTGGTGACAGCGGCGCCGGGATCGCTGCCGCCGCAGCCGAAGGCAAGCTGCTGATCACGCTGTCGCTCGATGCCGCGGCATCGGCCCATGGCGTTGCGCTCAAGGCGCGCCGCGACGGCGACGGCTGGGTGCTCGACGGCAAGGTGGCCGCCGTGGCGCTGGGTGCCGAGGTGTGCCGCGCCTTGCTGCTGGCCGACACTGACGACGGCCCCCGGCTGGTGTCGGTGGATCTGCGCGCCGCCGGCATCGACAAGGTCGCGGGTGTGTTCACCCACCGCGAGGCGGTGGCCGACCTGGGCTTCAAGGCCCACCGCCTGCCTGCGGACGCAGTGCTGCCCGAGGCGGCGCTGTCCTGGCTGGAGCAGCGCGCCATCGCCGCGCTGGCCGCGCTGCAACTGGGCGTGAGCACCGAGCAGGTGCGCCGCACGGTTGCGTACATCAACGACCGTCGCCAGTTCGACCGCGCCATCGCCACCTTCCAGGCGGTGCAGATGAGCATGGCCGACGCCCACATCGCGATCGAGGCGCTGCGCTCCGCGCTGTGGCAGCTCGTGTATCGCCTGGACGCCGGCCTGCCGTCGCCGTCCGAGGCGCTGGCGGTCAAGTACCTCGCCAACGAATGCGGCCACCTCGTAGGCCACAAGGCTCAGCACGTGCATGGCGGCATCGGCGTCGATCTGACCTATCCGATCCACCGCTACCTCTACTGGAGCCGCGCGATCGGCATCACCCTGGGCGGCAGCGCCGCCACGCTCGAACGACTCGGCGACTGGCTCGCCAACAACGACAAGCTGGGATGGAAATATGACCTCGAAGAACAGCAAGCGCTTTGA
- a CDS encoding OB-fold domain-containing protein: protein MAEQEWMSEVRAKVGREYGRVYAWDEVNAPMIRQWCEVMGVDNPLYTDADYAATTEFGGIVAPPAMLQAWCLEGLHMNNYAPGSTDENPYEVLKTMEAHGLPSVVAVNSDLHFERYVKLGEKLYYTTRLDAIGEEKTTALGTGYFVTLIMSFFSQKPEGDEKVGQLLFRVFKFRPANVPKPVEKGAAPAVPKFKRPKPGVSDDTRFFWEGAEAGKLLIQRCTCCSTLRHPPAPVCIKCHSFDWDTVEASGKGSIYSFVVMHYPEVPPFEHPNPIGLIELDEGVRLIAGLVGVKRDEIQIGQRVQVEFQSFDDGELTLPMFRPVAA, encoded by the coding sequence TTGGCTGAACAGGAATGGATGTCCGAAGTGCGTGCCAAGGTGGGTCGCGAGTACGGTCGCGTCTACGCCTGGGACGAGGTCAACGCGCCGATGATCCGGCAGTGGTGCGAGGTGATGGGCGTCGACAACCCGCTCTACACCGACGCGGATTATGCCGCGACCACGGAGTTCGGTGGCATCGTGGCGCCGCCGGCGATGCTGCAGGCCTGGTGTCTCGAAGGCCTGCACATGAACAACTACGCGCCGGGATCGACCGACGAGAACCCTTACGAAGTGCTCAAGACCATGGAGGCGCATGGCTTGCCTTCGGTGGTGGCGGTGAATTCCGACCTCCACTTCGAGCGCTACGTGAAGCTGGGCGAGAAGCTCTACTACACCACCCGCCTGGATGCGATCGGCGAGGAGAAGACCACCGCGCTCGGCACGGGCTACTTCGTCACGCTGATCATGAGCTTCTTCTCGCAGAAGCCCGAGGGTGACGAGAAGGTCGGCCAGCTGCTGTTCCGCGTGTTCAAGTTCCGTCCCGCCAACGTGCCCAAGCCGGTGGAGAAGGGTGCGGCACCCGCGGTGCCCAAGTTCAAGCGTCCCAAGCCGGGCGTCAGCGACGACACCCGCTTCTTCTGGGAAGGCGCCGAAGCCGGCAAGCTGCTGATCCAGCGCTGCACCTGCTGCAGCACGCTGCGCCATCCGCCGGCGCCGGTGTGCATCAAGTGCCATTCCTTCGACTGGGACACGGTCGAGGCATCGGGCAAGGGCAGCATCTATTCCTTCGTCGTCATGCACTACCCCGAGGTGCCGCCGTTCGAGCATCCCAACCCGATCGGCCTCATCGAACTCGACGAGGGCGTGCGCCTGATCGCTGGCCTGGTGGGCGTCAAGCGTGACGAGATCCAGATCGGTCAGCGCGTGCAGGTCGAGTTCCAGTCCTTCGACGACGGCGAACTGACCCTGCCGATGTTCCGGCCGGTTGCGGCCTGA
- a CDS encoding MFS transporter, whose product MDSRTDTRTAWAVYAALLFGTFITIEAAAFQAPALPSVTRHFGIPVNMSALILILYSLALTVFAPIMGRLGDQHGRKRVITIGMLVFAASEFAAAWAPNFWFFLGARFVQGLGAACILPGVFAYATHLFPDNKRGLALGILAFTMTFGAASGGLLGGLLIDRLGWPSVYWISGALTLIGLVPVRMLVPEIAPAKNQAAFDYTGAMLLFAVIASLLSLPTWATNFGKESPITWAIVVVGISALIVLWRHSKRMANPVIDLGILARGTFATPSAIYWLHMIFSSGVVYSLAFFINSRPGGTAAQFGFVTLFLYGSGLISSPIAGKLVDRIEPRVLVIIAMLASLGGTLLFLNIDVTTPLWMVIAVACIMGLSIGCNTPAIMKLALGAVPAKDMGAGSGLFSMFRDLGSPTGSSLSLAVFGASLAYATQDAILRQIAALDLPSTSVEALARAASSRARELPAEVATRLGEAGLSADAVLAEANIAGLNTALTNVGYMLLGLIGLALVLSLRLARTRAAAVTGEAQARVG is encoded by the coding sequence ATGGATTCACGCACCGACACGCGCACGGCCTGGGCCGTGTATGCCGCCCTGTTGTTCGGCACCTTCATCACCATCGAGGCCGCCGCCTTCCAGGCACCCGCGCTACCGAGCGTGACCCGGCATTTCGGCATTCCGGTGAACATGTCGGCGCTGATCCTGATCCTGTATTCGCTGGCGCTGACCGTGTTCGCCCCGATCATGGGCCGCCTGGGCGACCAGCACGGGCGCAAACGGGTCATCACGATCGGCATGCTGGTGTTCGCTGCGTCGGAGTTCGCCGCCGCCTGGGCGCCCAACTTCTGGTTCTTCCTCGGCGCCCGCTTCGTCCAGGGCCTGGGCGCGGCATGCATCCTGCCGGGCGTGTTCGCCTACGCCACCCACCTCTTTCCCGACAACAAGCGCGGCCTGGCGCTGGGCATCCTCGCCTTCACGATGACCTTCGGCGCCGCCTCGGGCGGCCTGCTCGGCGGCCTGCTGATCGATCGCCTGGGCTGGCCCAGCGTGTACTGGATCAGCGGCGCGCTCACGCTGATCGGCCTCGTGCCGGTGCGCATGCTGGTGCCCGAGATCGCCCCGGCCAAAAACCAAGCCGCCTTCGACTACACCGGCGCGATGCTGCTGTTCGCCGTCATCGCCTCGCTGCTGTCGCTGCCCACCTGGGCGACCAACTTCGGCAAGGAATCGCCCATCACCTGGGCCATCGTGGTCGTCGGCATCAGCGCGCTGATCGTGCTGTGGCGGCACAGCAAGCGTATGGCCAACCCGGTGATCGACCTCGGCATCCTGGCGCGCGGCACCTTCGCCACGCCCTCGGCGATCTACTGGCTGCACATGATCTTCTCCAGCGGCGTTGTCTATTCGCTGGCCTTCTTCATCAACAGCCGCCCGGGAGGCACGGCAGCGCAGTTCGGCTTCGTCACCCTCTTCCTCTACGGCAGCGGGCTCATCAGCTCGCCGATCGCGGGCAAGCTGGTCGACCGCATCGAACCGCGCGTGCTGGTCATCATCGCCATGCTCGCCAGCCTGGGCGGCACCCTGCTCTTCCTCAACATCGACGTCACCACGCCGCTGTGGATGGTGATCGCCGTGGCCTGCATCATGGGCCTGTCGATCGGCTGCAACACCCCGGCGATCATGAAGCTGGCGCTGGGCGCGGTGCCCGCCAAGGACATGGGCGCGGGCAGCGGCCTCTTCAGCATGTTCCGCGACCTCGGCAGCCCCACCGGCTCGTCGCTGTCGCTCGCGGTGTTCGGCGCCAGCCTGGCCTACGCCACGCAGGACGCGATCCTGCGCCAGATCGCAGCGCTCGATCTCCCGTCGACCTCGGTGGAGGCCCTCGCCCGCGCCGCCAGCAGCCGCGCACGCGAACTGCCCGCCGAAGTCGCCACCCGCCTGGGCGAGGCTGGGCTGTCGGCCGACGCCGTGCTCGCCGAAGCCAACATCGCCGGCCTGAACACCGCCCTCACCAACGTGGGCTACATGCTGCTCGGCCTCATCGGGCTGGCGCTGGTCCTGAGCCTGCGTCTGGCGCGCACGCGCGCGGCGGCGGTAACGGGGGAAGCGCAGGCACGGGTGGGTTGA
- a CDS encoding metallophosphoesterase, with amino-acid sequence MGYRERAVIEQLRVVRPDILILAGDVVDEPGDLPVLRALLSQVDVPHAVAVLGNWEYWGDVPLEQLHKLYRDHNVTLLVNAGVQFPVEGRQVRLFGLDDATAGTPRLDLAIRGPEEDAAGLTILVQHSPGFFAAKSAGVGLPNRAFDLCLSGHTHGGQITLFGWAFGPLPPGSVPFVAGRYETAVCPLYVSRGLGTSVLPLRFFARPEIAVFDLQ; translated from the coding sequence GTGGGCTACCGAGAGCGTGCCGTTATCGAACAATTGCGTGTGGTCCGCCCAGACATCCTCATCTTGGCCGGTGATGTGGTCGATGAGCCTGGCGATCTGCCAGTCCTACGCGCACTCCTGTCGCAAGTCGACGTGCCGCACGCTGTCGCGGTACTGGGAAACTGGGAGTACTGGGGCGATGTCCCGCTTGAGCAATTGCACAAGCTCTATCGTGACCACAACGTCACGTTGCTGGTGAATGCAGGGGTGCAATTTCCGGTTGAAGGCCGCCAAGTTCGACTGTTCGGCCTTGATGACGCAACGGCGGGGACGCCGCGCCTCGATCTCGCCATTCGGGGCCCGGAGGAAGATGCTGCGGGACTAACGATCCTGGTCCAGCATTCCCCCGGTTTCTTTGCGGCGAAATCGGCCGGTGTAGGGCTGCCCAACAGAGCCTTCGACTTGTGTTTGTCAGGCCACACCCACGGCGGTCAAATCACGCTGTTTGGCTGGGCGTTTGGCCCGTTGCCGCCTGGCAGTGTGCCGTTCGTGGCAGGGCGATACGAGACGGCGGTGTGTCCGCTGTATGTGTCGCGGGGGCTTGGCACATCAGTTCTGCCGCTGCGGTTTTTTGCACGGCCCGAGATTGCGGTTTTTGATCTTCAATGA
- a CDS encoding HNH endonuclease translates to MKYLTLFRMPTPIKITGRSSSITNAFINSIIPVVPPGEEEIKRALEILGMTPETFQCAYCGGVASEWDHLRPLVKDKKPTGYISEIHNLVPSCGKCNQSKGNKEWKTWMLSTAKLSPTARGIKDIQERVKRLEAYEESKAPTKIDFAAIVGQDVWAQHQENLERVQSLMREAQELAAKINAEVASAYKAL, encoded by the coding sequence ATGAAATACTTGACGCTTTTCAGAATGCCAACCCCTATAAAGATTACGGGGCGCTCTTCCAGCATCACGAACGCTTTCATTAATTCAATAATTCCGGTTGTGCCTCCCGGCGAGGAAGAGATAAAACGCGCCTTGGAAATACTTGGAATGACTCCGGAAACATTTCAGTGCGCATACTGTGGCGGCGTTGCTTCGGAATGGGATCACCTTCGCCCACTCGTGAAAGACAAGAAGCCAACCGGGTACATCTCTGAAATCCACAATCTCGTTCCATCTTGTGGAAAGTGCAATCAATCAAAGGGCAACAAGGAATGGAAAACTTGGATGCTCAGCACCGCAAAACTGTCTCCAACAGCGCGTGGCATCAAGGACATCCAAGAACGAGTCAAACGACTTGAGGCTTACGAGGAATCAAAGGCTCCCACAAAAATAGACTTTGCAGCCATCGTTGGGCAGGATGTTTGGGCGCAGCACCAAGAAAATCTTGAGCGTGTGCAGTCCCTCATGCGCGAAGCGCAGGAGCTTGCTGCAAAGATAAATGCCGAGGTCGCAAGTGCATACAAAGCCCTCTAA
- a CDS encoding bifunctional GNAT family N-acetyltransferase/nucleoside diphosphate kinase regulator: MTKPFISLCPEITRADALTLMDWLEDECVTRYLSDSRHVSRFIEDVIGRVQLPVLTHLFNQGGRFFMAYDRHDVPVGFVRLVKTGRDCEMVLVIGNRDNWGRKLGASAIREGMKLAFFEMRADKLIAKIHMENTRSLKAFEHCGFVLESQTPTLKSFAMSAERYLRLLREGASNHAADIHITEFDKERLTSLLVFEHPSAVFELEHEIERAIVVEPRQVPQNVVTMNSRTLLQLDDEEMEVALVYPEDADDSAGKLSVCSDIGTAILGYKVGDAFDLRMTNRTRHIQIRKVLYQPEAAGHFHL, from the coding sequence ATGACCAAGCCTTTCATTTCTCTGTGTCCCGAGATCACTCGGGCCGACGCGCTCACTCTCATGGACTGGCTGGAGGACGAATGCGTCACCCGCTACCTGAGCGATTCCCGCCATGTTTCCCGCTTTATCGAAGACGTCATCGGACGTGTTCAGCTGCCTGTCCTGACCCATCTGTTCAATCAAGGCGGCCGGTTCTTCATGGCCTACGATCGGCATGATGTGCCTGTGGGTTTTGTACGTCTCGTCAAAACCGGGCGGGACTGTGAAATGGTCCTGGTCATCGGCAACCGCGACAACTGGGGGCGCAAGCTTGGCGCCAGTGCCATCCGCGAAGGGATGAAACTCGCGTTCTTCGAAATGCGGGCCGACAAGCTCATCGCCAAGATCCACATGGAAAACACACGGTCGCTGAAGGCTTTCGAACACTGTGGCTTCGTGCTGGAAAGCCAGACGCCTACCCTGAAGTCGTTCGCCATGAGCGCCGAGCGTTATCTCCGGCTCCTGCGAGAAGGCGCCTCTAATCACGCCGCTGACATCCACATCACCGAATTCGACAAGGAACGGCTCACGAGTCTGCTCGTATTCGAGCATCCCTCGGCAGTTTTCGAACTCGAGCACGAGATCGAGCGGGCCATCGTCGTCGAGCCGCGTCAAGTGCCGCAGAATGTCGTCACGATGAACTCAAGGACTTTGCTGCAGCTGGACGACGAGGAAATGGAAGTGGCGCTGGTCTACCCGGAGGACGCGGATGACAGCGCCGGGAAATTGTCGGTTTGCTCCGACATTGGTACCGCGATCCTGGGCTACAAGGTGGGCGATGCCTTCGACTTGCGCATGACGAACCGGACCCGCCATATTCAGATTAGGAAAGTGCTTTATCAGCCAGAGGCCGCAGGCCATTTCCACCTGTAG
- a CDS encoding AraC family transcriptional regulator, translating into MLPTPSEELAGLAALPRSIFGHAESVANRALGYRHAHPWVQFAYAVAGVLDVRTDAGRFIAPPQRAVWIPAGVAHQVRCSADTEIRSLYIEPAALPAAQGGCRVLAVSPLLRELIRAFGALPAEYDEHGPGGRLAAVLLDQVAAAPTLGLMLPLPQEPRLRRICEALEAEPDSREGLVAWSARLGCTERTLARLFRQHTGLNFRLWRQRLRLISALPLLEAGERVTDVAIACGYDSVSAFIASFREHFGATPGEFAGERGDG; encoded by the coding sequence ATGCTACCGACGCCTTCCGAAGAACTCGCCGGGCTCGCCGCCCTGCCGCGATCGATATTCGGCCACGCCGAGTCGGTGGCCAATCGCGCGCTCGGCTATCGCCACGCCCATCCCTGGGTCCAGTTTGCGTATGCGGTGGCCGGCGTGCTCGACGTGCGCACCGATGCGGGGCGATTCATCGCGCCCCCGCAGCGCGCGGTGTGGATTCCCGCGGGCGTGGCGCATCAGGTCCGCTGCTCGGCCGACACCGAGATCCGCAGCCTCTACATCGAGCCCGCCGCCTTGCCCGCCGCGCAGGGCGGTTGCCGCGTACTTGCCGTGAGCCCGCTGCTGCGCGAGCTGATCCGCGCCTTCGGCGCCCTGCCGGCCGAGTACGACGAGCACGGGCCAGGCGGCCGGCTCGCCGCCGTCCTGCTCGATCAGGTGGCCGCAGCGCCCACGCTGGGCCTGATGCTGCCGCTGCCGCAGGAGCCCCGCCTACGACGGATCTGCGAAGCGCTCGAGGCCGAACCGGATTCACGCGAAGGCCTGGTTGCCTGGAGCGCACGCCTGGGATGCACGGAACGCACGCTGGCACGGCTCTTCCGCCAGCACACCGGCTTGAACTTCCGCCTCTGGCGCCAGCGCCTGCGCCTGATCAGCGCCTTGCCCCTGCTCGAAGCCGGCGAGCGCGTCACCGACGTCGCTATTGCCTGCGGGTACGACTCGGTGTCGGCGTTTATCGCGAGCTTCAGGGAGCATTTCGGGGCGACGCCGGGGGAGTTTGCGGGGGAGCGGGGGGATGGGTGA
- a CDS encoding bile acid:sodium symporter family protein: MNLLLLLFDRFTLLLTAVVVLATFLPAQGAFAVFFDWLTHAGIALLFFLHGARLSRRAIIDGAMHWRLHLLVFVCTFAMFPLLGLALGPVLRPLLGDGLWLGMLYLCLLPGTVQSAIAFTSIARGNIPAAVCAASASSLVGIVLTPLLAGLVLGSTGAGVPLGEAVLKIGVQLLLPFAAGHALRPWIADWVMQQQRWLRLVDQGSILLVVYTAFGAAVLDGIWRVVPASALAQLVVCCVVLLALVLVATTWLARTFGFNVEDEITIVFCGSKKSMATGVPMAQIIFSGGAAGLAILPLMVFHQIQLMVCAVMARRYAERDQPAAVEQRAPH, from the coding sequence ATGAACCTTCTGCTTCTGCTTTTCGACCGCTTCACGCTCCTGCTCACCGCCGTCGTGGTGCTGGCCACCTTTCTGCCCGCGCAGGGCGCGTTCGCCGTGTTCTTCGACTGGCTGACCCATGCGGGGATCGCGCTGCTGTTCTTCCTGCATGGCGCGCGGCTTTCGCGCCGGGCCATCATCGACGGAGCGATGCACTGGCGCCTGCACCTGCTGGTGTTCGTGTGCACCTTCGCGATGTTTCCCCTGCTCGGCCTTGCGCTCGGGCCGGTGCTGCGTCCGCTGCTGGGCGACGGGCTCTGGCTCGGCATGCTCTACCTGTGCCTGCTGCCGGGCACGGTGCAATCGGCCATCGCCTTCACCTCGATCGCGCGCGGCAACATTCCGGCGGCCGTCTGCGCGGCGTCGGCATCGAGTCTGGTCGGCATCGTGCTGACGCCGCTGCTGGCGGGCCTGGTGCTGGGCAGCACCGGGGCGGGCGTGCCGCTCGGGGAAGCCGTGCTGAAGATCGGCGTGCAGTTGCTGCTGCCCTTCGCGGCCGGCCATGCCCTGCGCCCGTGGATCGCCGACTGGGTGATGCAGCAGCAGCGCTGGCTGCGCCTGGTGGACCAGGGGTCGATCCTGCTGGTGGTGTATACGGCCTTCGGCGCGGCGGTGCTCGACGGGATCTGGCGCGTGGTGCCGGCCTCGGCGCTGGCGCAGTTGGTGGTGTGCTGCGTGGTGCTGCTCGCGCTGGTGCTGGTCGCCACCACCTGGCTCGCGCGCACGTTCGGCTTCAATGTCGAGGACGAGATCACGATCGTGTTCTGCGGCTCGAAGAAGAGCATGGCGACCGGCGTGCCGATGGCGCAGATCATCTTCAGCGGCGGGGCGGCGGGCCTCGCCATCCTGCCGCTGATGGTGTTCCACCAGATCCAGTTGATGGTGTGCGCCGTGATGGCGCGGCGATACGCCGAGCGCGACCAGCCGGCGGCCGTGGAGCAGCGCGCCCCGCACTGA